The following is a genomic window from Calliphora vicina chromosome 5, idCalVici1.1, whole genome shotgun sequence.
AACAGTTTTGTGGCAAATGACCCtgaatattcaaaaataactaaaactctatgcatttttgaaattctttcgTTTGCTTTCATTTGAATAAATTATCTTCCCTATATACATACTATATATAAAtttagattaaaataaaaatatagaatatacatatgtacttactTGTGACAATAACCATTTTATAGAATACTATTATACTGACAAATAACACCAAGAGTGCAATTAAACGTTTGTCCAGCAATACGCCCAAATTGCTTAGTTTGTTGGCCTTAAAATGTTCTGTATTAAATAGATTTCTACCGTCTAATTTGCCCCGCAAATGATTGTGACCGTTGTGGTGTTGGTGGTGGTTGTTTCTATTACTCGGTTGTCTGATACAACTGTTTACACTTGGCGTATAAGGTGAAGAGCAAGCTGTTATATGTAGATTAAATGATGAAAAGTTAGAAGAGGAACtaacacaatttgtattgtCGTTAGCATTAGCAGCGTCAGAGCAAGTGTTATTGTTTTCCGCGGGTGTCGATGAAAACAATGGTATTGATTCTTTTTccatgtttattattgtttcgtATTAAACAATTTGATATATTCGATAAGCTTAACGGAAATTCTTCTGTTTACACAcccgaaatattgaaaaaagaatAACAACAAAAGCATAAATCGAAATAGAATTTTTTACACCAATTGGACTTTTTCAGTAGTGACGTAGTACAGGTTgaagaaaaaatgtaaacactttttttagtgACGCAATAAGTTACAGGGTTGTATACgaaagtaataaatttaaggaataaAGGGATGCCGGATCTTGTAATATATTACACGTCATTGCAGAAcgttatttcaatttattttaaaaatatataaattaaatatagtactcttaaagacggcaaattttttaattttttaaacgaacTGCAAATATTTATTCCTTCTCTTTTTAAGTTTAGAATTTATACAGAAGTTTTTACATGTGTCGGCCTTTGTTCGACCAAAAATCGGATATtaagagaaaaatatttgtatattccCCGGATGAGAAAATCTTTCCTCTACTTcgaaaataaattcgaaatagCTTGTTGATAAtcgtataaaatttgaaaaaaaaaaaaataatttacatggaGAGTtttgtccccttttacaatgcagaaattgaaaggcagacagacgaagtttgttggggaggggttgaagaggtagagcgtgttttcaacaggtttaggttagttcaaaagagaatgacaAAAAtttctgcctttcaatttctgcattgtaaaattaTATCGATCATCTTTGGCACTTCAATCccttttaaaatatatcaaaacaTTTTAGATcgaattataatttttgcagatatttattttatgatttagaaatgtaaatgaGTTCCGCATTAATTTCATCATTTCACATTCAATCGTTCGTGATTAATCATGTGTTATATTTTCTGAATAattgtatcaaaaaaaaaatctggctACATTATTTATGTCCGTTATTTTCCAGCTCTCTTTTATCACTATTTTCATAATAGAAACATGAATCATtcacaatagcaacaacaaagaACTGTACAGCCAAGGCGAATTCCTActaggtggtgtcagttctacaaaaacaaatgtcaacaaatgtcaaaaaaccaaaaattaaacaaataattatttagacTTAATATAGTGCAGATTATTGAATAGTAAGgactttaattatttatgtaaacaataaatttgttgttaataagcttagaatatgtagatatttaaatataaaaacaagctttgacagttgttagaaccaaaaagcgaaaaaaagttatcagctgtttggctgactccaccttgtataaattcgccttgtgtaCAGCTGTTTACAGTGTTGCCAATACAATCTCcaatattggattttttattaacaaattttacaataaaaatttaaaaattaaattaaaatttaggaaCATTTAAGTTTCATATAATTCCAAAAATTCCACTAAAAGCTCTTATGACAATCATTTCATAATGTGCTCTAATAACATGTTGGGATACAAAAACCTTAACTGGGGATTAGGACTGAAAAAACTGGCAACTCTTGTTTGCAACAACAATGtaaaatcaattatattttgCATTGataaggaaaaaataatatttaaaacagtaATTGTGTTATATTTCACAAAACTTCTTTAAATTATTGTCTATGGATGGTTTATATTGGAAAAAGTTAAAGGATATCGATAAAACTTCGGGAGTTTTATATACAATTCCGCccttccaaaaagtaccagCAGCCAATAATAGCAGCAAAATGGAGCAATTGTCGGGTGTTatgataattattataattggaGGAGGGGTATTGACTTTTGTGATGTTATTCATATTTGCCAAAAGACAAATAATGCGTTTTACCCTGAGGAGCAGAAGAGGACCACATGTACCAGTGGGCAATGATGCTAAGAAGGTAAGGGAGGGGAATGTTTTACAattgcatttatttaaaatacttttccTTATAGACTTTAAGAAGGGAAATAGAACGTCGTTTGGattgtatacaaaaaattgCCCAAGAACCCAAACTATTATGGAATGATGATAAATATATTCTACAGTGCGATAAGAGTTTGCCTCCGTATTATTATCGTATGCAGGCTGTGgatgatataaaaattttaggtattttttaGAACTATctgaaaaaactataaaaataaaacacttttaatTTAGAACGTGAAATAGCAAAATATGATGGTTCCACACGACATCCATATGATAATTTAAGAGCATTTCTCTTGACCACCCTATCATCATGTCTTACTGGCACCGGACAACGTATGATCCATCAGTACTGCGACATGTACGAGCATGCAAGACATGATCCCAATGAATTTGGCAGTGAAGAGTATGAAGCATATCatagaattttgttaaaacttatAGAAGCGTAAGTCCAGGTCTTCTCTAAAAATTAAGGGatatatacttaaaaatatattttacagaGCCAAACAATTGAAACCGTT
Proteins encoded in this region:
- the LOC135960363 gene encoding uncharacterized protein LOC135960363 — translated: MEKESIPLFSSTPAENNNTCSDAANANDNTNCVSSSSNFSSFNLHITACSSPYTPSVNSCIRQPSNRNNHHQHHNGHNHLRGKLDGRNLFNTEHFKANKLSNLGVLLDKRLIALLVLFVSIIVFYKMVIVTMPYANSESLIDLKKLAESRYRDAIDWATEHNVDSIIQPLLCGLVIAIFGYTLVYLDSNIPGISPPSPFSPRKKLHYYQQKSSIHLGYLTALAVGIVIGVLMYLEV
- the LOC135961695 gene encoding protein C1orf43 homolog, producing MDGLYWKKLKDIDKTSGVLYTIPPFQKVPAANNSSKMEQLSGVMIIIIIGGGVLTFVMLFIFAKRQIMRFTLRSRRGPHVPVGNDAKKTLRREIERRLDCIQKIAQEPKLLWNDDKYILQCDKSLPPYYYRMQAVDDIKILEREIAKYDGSTRHPYDNLRAFLLTTLSSCLTGTGQRMIHQYCDMYEHARHDPNEFGSEEYEAYHRILLKLIEAAKQLKPFNNSRKSSPARSMMKTTKMPSLLDPSRLKPPPATGVRTTGAQLSTAGSDLTAGHQSKVNLTLGLHGRDIDGCEIVTNPLHLQTPADRDIIIRNRIKTPTLDDIVNDPDDDEIIEGGDDEIMSISSVKFNDNSSVV